The proteins below come from a single Gimesia alba genomic window:
- a CDS encoding glycoside hydrolase family protein, producing MRVLRFSLFLALTCLSTSGFIFAEEIAFPKVLTHFVPYSNNPIFTAEGPGHWDVKIRERGWILKEGDFYHLWFTGYDGTRAGLKMLGYAWSCDGIHWTRSPCNPVYKKHWVEDMMVLKHEGTYHMFAEGKNDIAQHLISHDAVNWKRVGPLDVRLSNGTPIPEGPYGTPVVWFEEDQWYLFYERRDAGIWLARSPDLKVWTNLNHDQPIMKPGPQPYDQKMIAMNQIIKYQGTYYMIFHGTAAAQKPSLWTTNIAASKDLLHWKKYTGNPLTKPEANQSSGLLIPDGKRFRLYTMHNQVDLNLPQDP from the coding sequence ATGAGAGTACTTCGATTCAGTTTATTCCTGGCCTTGACTTGTTTGAGTACCAGCGGCTTTATTTTCGCGGAAGAAATCGCGTTTCCTAAAGTATTAACGCATTTTGTTCCTTATTCGAATAATCCGATCTTTACAGCAGAAGGTCCCGGTCACTGGGATGTGAAAATACGAGAACGTGGATGGATTCTCAAGGAAGGTGATTTTTACCATCTCTGGTTTACCGGCTATGATGGAACCCGAGCAGGACTAAAAATGCTGGGATATGCCTGGTCTTGCGACGGGATTCATTGGACCCGCTCTCCCTGTAATCCGGTATACAAAAAACACTGGGTTGAAGACATGATGGTTCTCAAACATGAGGGCACCTATCACATGTTCGCCGAAGGAAAAAATGATATCGCCCAGCATCTTATTTCGCATGATGCCGTTAACTGGAAACGCGTGGGCCCCTTGGATGTTCGCTTGTCAAATGGGACTCCGATACCTGAAGGTCCGTATGGCACACCTGTTGTCTGGTTTGAAGAGGACCAGTGGTATCTCTTCTATGAACGGCGCGATGCCGGGATCTGGCTGGCAAGGTCTCCCGATCTCAAAGTCTGGACTAATTTGAATCATGATCAGCCCATTATGAAGCCGGGGCCCCAGCCGTATGACCAGAAGATGATCGCCATGAATCAGATCATTAAATACCAGGGAACCTATTACATGATCTTTCATGGGACCGCTGCAGCGCAAAAACCCTCTTTGTGGACAACAAATATCGCTGCATCCAAAGACCTGCTACATTGGAAAAAATATACCGGCAATCCTCTGACAAAACCCGAAGCCAATCAATCCAGTGGGTTATTAATTCCCGACGGAAAACGCTTTCGCCTCTACACAATGCACAATCAAGTCGACCTGAATT